A single region of the Pseudokineococcus lusitanus genome encodes:
- a CDS encoding exodeoxyribonuclease III, with product MRIATWNVNSVRARLDRLVAWLERSDVDVLAVQETKCKDEQFPEEALRAAGYESAHHGLSQWNGVAVLSRVGLEDVRVGFPGQPGFGEPAAAEARAVGARCGGVDVWSLYVPNGRALDDPHYVYKLEWLARLRDAGAQWLADDPEAQVALCGDWNVAPLDEDVWDPALFATSTHVSEPEREAFRAVVDAGYADVVRPHTPGPGTYTYWDYTQLRFPRREGMRIDFALCSPALAARVTGASIDRQERKGKGASDHAPVVVELGD from the coding sequence GTGCGCATCGCGACCTGGAACGTCAACTCCGTCCGCGCCCGTCTCGACCGGCTCGTCGCCTGGCTCGAGCGCAGCGACGTCGACGTCCTCGCGGTCCAGGAGACCAAGTGCAAGGACGAGCAGTTCCCCGAGGAGGCCCTGCGGGCCGCCGGGTACGAGAGCGCGCACCACGGCCTGAGCCAGTGGAACGGCGTCGCGGTGCTGTCCCGGGTCGGGCTGGAGGACGTGCGGGTCGGCTTCCCCGGGCAGCCGGGCTTCGGCGAGCCGGCGGCGGCCGAGGCCCGCGCGGTCGGCGCCCGCTGCGGCGGCGTGGACGTCTGGAGCCTCTACGTCCCCAACGGCCGCGCCCTCGACGACCCGCACTACGTCTACAAGCTCGAGTGGCTGGCACGGCTGCGCGACGCCGGCGCGCAGTGGCTCGCCGACGACCCCGAGGCCCAGGTGGCGCTGTGCGGCGACTGGAACGTCGCCCCGCTGGACGAGGACGTCTGGGACCCGGCGCTCTTCGCCACGAGCACGCACGTCTCCGAGCCCGAGCGCGAGGCCTTCCGGGCCGTCGTCGACGCCGGGTACGCCGACGTCGTGCGCCCGCACACGCCGGGGCCGGGCACCTACACGTACTGGGACTACACGCAGCTGCGCTTCCCGCGCCGCGAGGGCATGCGCATCGACTTCGCCCTCTGCTCGCCGGCGCTCGCCGCCCGCGTCACCGGCGCGTCGATCGACCGCCAGGAGCGCAAGGGCAAGGGCGCGAGCGACCACGCGCCCGTCGTCGTCGAGCTCGGGGACTGA